One stretch of Chryseobacterium fluminis DNA includes these proteins:
- a CDS encoding DUF3108 domain-containing protein, whose product MKKVFIFLTLLMFGLGTAQIDNIANGESITLRIHYGFLNAGTANLTTKTTTYLGAPHLYVKGTGSTTGAVKAFFKVEDLYESFINIQTELPSFYVRNVKEGSYRQHFETVFNHNNNTLILTDKKTPANGSKVIKSVKGVQDMLSCFYYLRSKSPAELKVGTVINMNIWIDDEMFPFQLKVVGTENLKTKFGTINCLKIIPSVKSGRVFKEKEGVTMWVSNDANHVPMLLKAELAVGSLKASIDDYKNVKYPLKFTK is encoded by the coding sequence ATGAAGAAAGTATTCATTTTTTTAACTTTACTGATGTTTGGTCTGGGAACAGCTCAGATTGATAATATAGCCAACGGCGAATCGATAACCCTCCGGATTCATTATGGATTTCTAAATGCCGGTACTGCTAATTTAACCACAAAAACAACAACCTATCTCGGCGCTCCACACCTCTATGTAAAAGGTACCGGATCTACGACAGGCGCTGTTAAAGCTTTCTTTAAAGTAGAGGACTTATATGAAAGTTTTATCAATATCCAGACGGAACTTCCCAGCTTTTATGTGAGAAATGTCAAAGAAGGCAGCTACCGTCAGCATTTTGAAACGGTTTTCAATCATAATAACAATACTTTGATTTTAACAGATAAAAAAACTCCTGCCAACGGTTCTAAGGTGATCAAATCTGTCAAAGGTGTTCAGGATATGCTTTCGTGCTTTTATTATCTGAGAAGCAAAAGCCCTGCTGAATTGAAAGTAGGAACTGTCATCAATATGAATATATGGATTGATGATGAAATGTTTCCTTTTCAGCTGAAAGTAGTAGGCACAGAAAATTTAAAAACCAAATTCGGAACGATTAATTGTTTAAAGATTATTCCGTCTGTAAAAAGCGGAAGGGTTTTCAAGGAAAAAGAAGGCGTGACCATGTGGGTCTCTAATGACGCCAATCATGTTCCGATGCTGCTGAAAGCCGAACTGGCTGTCGGATCCCTGAAAGCCAGTATTGATGATTATAAAAATGTGAAATATCCACTAAAATTCACAAAATAA